The nucleotide sequence TGGTTGAGAAAAAGAAAGACTTGTAGATATTACAAATAATAGTGTTAGTAAGAATTTCATAGCGTTTTTTTATTTAGGTCGCCAAACATAATAATTACTTTCTTATTATTAAATAATGTAGTTTAATTTTAACAAATTTTAATAAATTAAAAAGAATACTATAGAGGAACACCCATTACTAGATTTAAAATATTATGGAGATATTTGAATGAACTAATAGTATTAACCATTTATAGCTTCAACAGAAGAAATTTTTCCTTTAAGCATCTCCTTAAGCATATTTTCTATACCATTTTTTAAGGTAAAAGTTGAAGACGGGCAACCACTACATGCTCCTTGTAAAATAACTTTAACTATTTTTGTATTTGCATCATAAGATTGGAATTCAATATTACCACCATCACTAGCAACAGCAGGCTTTACATATTCGTTAAGAATGTTTACAATGTCTTTAGAAGTATCATCTAAAGTTTCAAAATGTGCTTCTTTTTTAGCTTCAGTATTTTTTTTAAACTCTGGAGTATCTGCTAAAATAATAGGATCACCACTTTCGATATAACTTTTAATAAATTCTCTTAATTCCATAGTAATATCATTCCATTCAGCAATATCATATTTGGTGACAGAGACATAATTCTCATCAATAAATACATTTTTTACAAATGGAAAATGAAATAATTTTATAGCAAAAGGAGATGATTTAGCTTGATCTATAGATGTAAATTCAAACATAGTCGGAACTAGTTTTTTGTTCGCTACAAACTTAATAACAGATGGGTTTGGAGTGCTTTCAGCATAAACGGTTACAGCTGTTTTTTTAATAGCTGTATTATTGGTTTCTACAACAATACCACCTTCATTTAAATAGGTTTCTATCTGAGAAGAAACCTCCTCTTGAACATCTTCCCACGCTACAATGTCGTAACGCTCTATAGCGATAAAATTACCAGAGATGTATATTTTTTTTACAAAAGGTAAATAAAATAATTGCTGTGCTAAAGGTGAAGATTTAGCTTCGTCGATATTATTAAATTCAAAACTCTCGTATTGGGTTAAAAATATATTGGCTTCAAATTTTAATATTGAAGCATTGCTAGTTTCTATAATAGAGATGTTAATTTTAGACATTGCATTTATTTTATGCAAAAATAAAAACATAATAGGGATAATATAACTTTTTAACTAAATAATAAAGGCGTTTAATCGGTTAATTACACTATTAAACTTTTTATTATATAGTGCTAATAAAAAAATTATATATTTGATAATATGCACGAATACGCATAGTTATGCGTTATTGATAATGTATTAATTATTTTTTAATTAAATGGAATTTAAAAAATACTATTTTTTCTTATTAGTTACTTTATATTTCTCTTTTGCGAATGGGCAAGAAGGGATTCCGATTTACTCAGATTATTTAACAGATAATTATTACTTATTACACCCTTCTACGGCAGGAATTAGTATTAATGGGAAAGCAAGATTAACTGCAAGACAGCAATGGTTTGGAGTAGACGATGCACCTAGTTTACAAACATTAAGTGTTAATAGTCGTATAGGTGATACAGCTTCTGGTGTTGGAGGTATTGTATATAATGATAGTAATGGTTTTCATTCACAATCTGGAGGATATTTAACCTATGCACATCATGTTTTATTATCACGAAATCCAGTAGATTTAAATATGATTTCTTTTGGGCTAAGTGCAGGATTTATACAATATAGGTTAGATGAAACTTCTTTTTTATCTCAAGGATTTGATAGGCTTATCACAGGTACTCAAGTTAGTGCAACAAATTTTAATATTGACTTAGGATTTTCATATCACTTTTTAGATTTCTATACGCACTTTACAGTTAAAAATGTTTTAGAAAACGACGGTGTAAACTTTAATGAGCAAGGATTTAGTTTTAATAACTTAAGAACTTATATCGCATCACCTGGATATGTTTTTAGTAGCATTAATAGTGATTGGAGTTATGAACCTTCAGTATTATTTGCATATAGAGATGCTACAAAAGAATCTTTTGCAGATTTTAATTTTAAAGTTTATAAAGAAACATATTATGGTAAAATATGGGCAGGGATTTCTTATAGAAGAAGTTTTGATGGTGCTGAGTTTTTAAATGGCTCTGGAGTTAGTAGTCAAAAACTACAATTTTTTACACCATTATTAGGTGTTAATTATAAAAAGTTTGTTTTCGCATATACATATTCATATCAAGCTAATTCTGTGGTATTTACTAACGGAGGCTTTCATCAAATAACATTAGGAATAAATTTTGGGAATACTCGAGAAAAATGGGATTGTAATTGTCCTAGTGTAAATTAAAATGCTATTGATATTTCGTTAATAAAAAAAGGCATAACCCATAGTTATGTCTTTTTTTATTATAAAATTTAAAATGAGGGAACTCTTAGTATTAATTAGTAAACGTATGTTTTGAATGCGTAAAATGAACGATTAGATATTAAAAAGTAGAGTTTATAAAAATTCTCGTTTTATTTTATCACGTAAAGTGCGTATGTTTACTAACTTACAATACAAAATGATACGATTTTATAAATATATATACGCTTTTGTGATATGCTTTTTTTCATTGACATCGTATGCCCAAATAATAGATAAATCTCAGAACGAAGAAAACTTTATAGTTAGAGGATCTGTTGTAAACAATGAAACGAATGATCCTATAGCAAATGTAGCTATTGAAGTAAATACAGGGAAATATACAAGAACAGACAATTCAGGGCAATTTCGAGTACAAGTTAAAATTGGAGATCAATTAATTATTAGGCATAGCGATTTTAATACGGTTTATTATACGATTAAAAGTAATGAGCGCATTCAGGTAAGAGTAAAGTCAGATATTTATCGTTCAAAAAATAAATCTAGTATATCTTCAAAAGAGTTTAAATCATTAATAGATTCTGTAGATGTTTATTTTAAAGAAAATGTAGAAAAAAGCATTGACTTTATTGGAGAAGCATTAAAGATTTCTTCATCTAAAAGAGAAAATGCAGAAGCTTATGAGGTTTTAGCAGATATATATTTTGAATGGAAGCAATTTGACCTTGCCATATCCAATTATAAAATCAGTCTTCAAAATGAAATTTCTAATGAAGTAAGTTTAAAACTTGCAAAAGCCTATAATTTTTATGGAGATTATGATGAAGGAATTGACATATATTTAAATATAGATGTAAAAACACTATCTAATTGGCAATTAGTTGTTTTTTATGAAGGTATAGGAGATTTATATTTTAAAAAAAATGACTATGAAATAGCTATTTCTAATTATAAAAAAAGTTTAGCAGTTGCTGAACAGCATAAGATTACACCTAAAATAACAGACTTAAATTCTAAAATCGCAAAAACATATGATGCAAATGGAGAGCAGGGGAGAGCAAAAGGCTTTTTTAATAATGCATTAAACTTAGCAGCACAAGAAAGCGAAAAACGAGAAGTTGAAGAAAAAGTTACTGTAGCAGATTTTCAAAATAAAAATAGAGCATATAATCAAGAGATAAAATTAAGAAAACAAATATTACAAGTTGTAGAAAATATTGAATTAGATTCTGTTTTTGATAATGAAAGTGCTTTAACACCACAAAAACAAAATTATAAAATAGGTAATGCCTATGCATTGCAAGAAAACTTTGAGGAGGCTATTCCATATTTTGAGAAAAGTATTGAAGAAGCAAATAATAGAGAGGACATACTTATAGAAAAAGAAGCCACTAAAAAACTAGCTGAAGCTCAAAGAGATGCTGGAGATACGGAAGCGGCACTATCTTCTATTAAAAAATATGAAATACTTGTAGACGAATTGTATATTAAAAAAGAACAAGAAATATCTCGAGCAGCACGTATTTCAAAAGATTTAATTACAAAACAAAACAGGATTTTAAGTTTGGTAAAAGATAGAGAACTTTCAGAGAGTAATTATCAACTTACAGAAGAACAGAATAAGAATCAGAAAATTATTATTTATTCCTTAATTGGAGGGTTGTTTCTTTTACTTATGAGTGCTTATGCAATGATTAAATATATAAAACAGCAACAGTTAACAAATAATTTATTAGCATTAAAATCTTTAAGAAGTCAAATGAATCCTCATTTTATTTTTAATGCTTTAAATTCAGTGAATAGTTTTATTGCTACTAGCGATGAACGTTCAGCGAATAAATATTTATCAGATTTTTCTTTGTTAATGAGAGCAGTATTGGAAAATAGTGAAGAGAGTTTTATTTCCTTAGAAAAAGAAATCGAATTATTACAACTTTATACCAAGTTAGAACATTCAAGATTTAAAGATAAATTTGAATACTCGATAGTAGTTGACAAAGATGTAAAAGTCGAAGATTTTCAAATTCCACCAATGCTCTTGCAGCCCTATATTGAAAATGCCGTGTGGCATGGTTTGCGTTATAAAAAAGAATTAGGGTATTTAAATATTACAATTTCCCAAAGAGAAAAAGATAAGCTTGAAATTGTAATAATAGATAATGGTATTGGAAGAGAAAAGTCTAAAGCTTTAAAAACTGAGCATCAACAAAAGCAAAACTCAAAAGGAATGAGTACTATTAAAAAACGTGTCACTATTTTAAACAAGATGTATAAAAATAGAATAGATATAAATATTGATGACTATCAAAAAACAGGAGATATTGGCACAAAAGTAGTAGTAACTATTAAAAAAAATTAAATGCAGTTAAAATCAATCATTGTTGAAGATGAAGAGACAAGTCGGGAAATTTTAAAGAATTACCTTAAAAAGTATTGTCCTAGTGTTAAAGTTTTAGGAGAGGCATCTCATATAGACGAAGCTTTGCTACTAATAAAAAAGCACGAATTAGACCTTGTGTTTTTAGATGTAGAAATGCCTTATGGTAATGCTTTCGACCTACTCGAAAAAATAGAGGAAATAAATTTCGAGACAATTTTTGTAACAGCATATAATCATTATGCAATAGAGGCATTAAATATGCATGCATCGTATTATTTAATGAAGCCCATTGCAATAGACGAACTTATTAAAGCAGTAGATTATGTTTTAGAAATAAAAATAAAAGAAGATGCGTTGCAAGATCAAGTTTTAATCTCTAAAACAAATACTGTAAATGGAAAGATAACAATCCCACAACAAAATGGGTTTGAGGTTATAGAAACGGCTTCAATTTTGTATTGTAAAGCAGATGATAATTATACCGAGATATACCTCAATAACAACAAAAAAAAGTTAGTTAGTAAGACTTTAAAATATTTTGAAGACATTTTAATTGATAGTAGTTTTGCAAGAGTACATAAATCTTATTTGGTAAATGTAAATGAGATTGTAAAGTATTTGAAAGGAAAAGGTGGAAGTGTTGTGTTGAGTAATGGTCAGGAAATTATGGTTTCTGCATCCCAAAAATCTAATCTATTATCTTATTTTAAATAAAAACTATGATTATAAAGCCAGTTAAAGGAAAAAAACCAGAAATAGCAGATGATTGTTATATTGCTGAGAACGCAACGATTTTGGGAGAAGTGTCAATTGGAGAACAGTGTAGTATATGGTTTAATGCAGTTATTAGAGGCGATGTAAATTATATTAACATAGGAAATAAAGTTAATGTTCAGGATGGAGCTGTTATTCATGCAACTTATAAAACAGCTCCAACAAATATTGGAAACAATGTATCTATTGGACATAATGCAATTGTTCATGGATGCACTATACATGATGATGTGTTAATAGGTATGGGAAGTATTGTTATGGATAATTGTGTAATCGAAAGTAATAGTATTATAGCTGCGGGTGCTGTGGTCACAAAAAATACTAGAGTTGAAGCTGGAAGCATTTATGCTGGTATACCTGCTAAAAAAGTGAAAGATATTAGTCAAGAATTAATTTCT is from Flavobacteriaceae bacterium and encodes:
- a CDS encoding NifU family protein, giving the protein MSKINISIIETSNASILKFEANIFLTQYESFEFNNIDEAKSSPLAQQLFYLPFVKKIYISGNFIAIERYDIVAWEDVQEEVSSQIETYLNEGGIVVETNNTAIKKTAVTVYAESTPNPSVIKFVANKKLVPTMFEFTSIDQAKSSPFAIKLFHFPFVKNVFIDENYVSVTKYDIAEWNDITMELREFIKSYIESGDPIILADTPEFKKNTEAKKEAHFETLDDTSKDIVNILNEYVKPAVASDGGNIEFQSYDANTKIVKVILQGACSGCPSSTFTLKNGIENMLKEMLKGKISSVEAING
- a CDS encoding type IX secretion system membrane protein PorP/SprF — encoded protein: MEFKKYYFFLLVTLYFSFANGQEGIPIYSDYLTDNYYLLHPSTAGISINGKARLTARQQWFGVDDAPSLQTLSVNSRIGDTASGVGGIVYNDSNGFHSQSGGYLTYAHHVLLSRNPVDLNMISFGLSAGFIQYRLDETSFLSQGFDRLITGTQVSATNFNIDLGFSYHFLDFYTHFTVKNVLENDGVNFNEQGFSFNNLRTYIASPGYVFSSINSDWSYEPSVLFAYRDATKESFADFNFKVYKETYYGKIWAGISYRRSFDGAEFLNGSGVSSQKLQFFTPLLGVNYKKFVFAYTYSYQANSVVFTNGGFHQITLGINFGNTREKWDCNCPSVN
- a CDS encoding sensor histidine kinase → MIRFYKYIYAFVICFFSLTSYAQIIDKSQNEENFIVRGSVVNNETNDPIANVAIEVNTGKYTRTDNSGQFRVQVKIGDQLIIRHSDFNTVYYTIKSNERIQVRVKSDIYRSKNKSSISSKEFKSLIDSVDVYFKENVEKSIDFIGEALKISSSKRENAEAYEVLADIYFEWKQFDLAISNYKISLQNEISNEVSLKLAKAYNFYGDYDEGIDIYLNIDVKTLSNWQLVVFYEGIGDLYFKKNDYEIAISNYKKSLAVAEQHKITPKITDLNSKIAKTYDANGEQGRAKGFFNNALNLAAQESEKREVEEKVTVADFQNKNRAYNQEIKLRKQILQVVENIELDSVFDNESALTPQKQNYKIGNAYALQENFEEAIPYFEKSIEEANNREDILIEKEATKKLAEAQRDAGDTEAALSSIKKYEILVDELYIKKEQEISRAARISKDLITKQNRILSLVKDRELSESNYQLTEEQNKNQKIIIYSLIGGLFLLLMSAYAMIKYIKQQQLTNNLLALKSLRSQMNPHFIFNALNSVNSFIATSDERSANKYLSDFSLLMRAVLENSEESFISLEKEIELLQLYTKLEHSRFKDKFEYSIVVDKDVKVEDFQIPPMLLQPYIENAVWHGLRYKKELGYLNITISQREKDKLEIVIIDNGIGREKSKALKTEHQQKQNSKGMSTIKKRVTILNKMYKNRIDINIDDYQKTGDIGTKVVVTIKKN
- a CDS encoding DNA-binding response regulator — its product is MQLKSIIVEDEETSREILKNYLKKYCPSVKVLGEASHIDEALLLIKKHELDLVFLDVEMPYGNAFDLLEKIEEINFETIFVTAYNHYAIEALNMHASYYLMKPIAIDELIKAVDYVLEIKIKEDALQDQVLISKTNTVNGKITIPQQNGFEVIETASILYCKADDNYTEIYLNNNKKKLVSKTLKYFEDILIDSSFARVHKSYLVNVNEIVKYLKGKGGSVVLSNGQEIMVSASQKSNLLSYFK
- a CDS encoding gamma carbonic anhydrase family protein; translated protein: MIIKPVKGKKPEIADDCYIAENATILGEVSIGEQCSIWFNAVIRGDVNYINIGNKVNVQDGAVIHATYKTAPTNIGNNVSIGHNAIVHGCTIHDDVLIGMGSIVMDNCVIESNSIIAAGAVVTKNTRVEAGSIYAGIPAKKVKDISQELISHEINRIADNYIEYSSWFRE